AATTTTACCCTTCATTTTTTGTGTAGCCATGTTTTCTGCCGTAGGAGTTGCGATCGCAACTTTATCCGATTTATCCCATAGAATTATAGAATCTAACTTACCATTTATTTCGGCAATTGAAGTATTTATTCTCAAAATTCCCGAATATGTAGGTTATGCCCTTCCTTTTTCAGTTTTACTCACATCCCTACTTACCTATAGTCGCCTGAGTAAAGATAGCGAATTAATCGCCCTACAAAGTTGTGGTATTAGTTTATATCGACTAATCACCCCAATGATCATTTTTAGTATGATTATTACCCTTGTTACTTTTACCTTTAACGAACTAATCATACCTCAAGCCAACTACCGAGCCACTTCTATCCTCACAGGAGACGAAGGCAACAGTAGATATGCCATCAAGCAAGATATTTTTTATCCTCAATATCAGGAAGTAACTACCCCTAATGGAGAAGTAAAAAGAGAATTAAGAAGCATTTTTTATGCCCAAGAATTTAATGGGGAAGAAATGCAAAATATTACGGTGATTGAAACCGATAATAATCAACTTGAGAAAATTACAGTCTCAGAAACAGGTCATTGGGATAATGAGGATAATAAATGGGATTTTTCCAATGGTGCTATCTATCATATTAAAATGAACCTATCGCAAATTACCAGTAGTTTTTTTGGCGAGAAAAAAGTTCCCTTACCAAAAACTCCCCTAGAATTAGCCTCTAAAAGTCGAAGCCCTTATGAGATGAACATTCGTGAATCCCTCGAATATATCCGACTCTTAGAAGAAGTAGGTAATGAAAAAAACCTGCTGATGTATCAAGTACGCACGGCGCAAAAAGTTTCTTTTCCTTTTATTTGTGTTATTTTTGGTTTAATTGGTTCTACGGTAGGAGCAAAATTTAACAGTAATAATAAAGGTACCAGTTTTGGTCTAACAATTTTAATTGTTTTTGGTTATTATCTGACCAGCTTTATTATTGGTAGTTTGGGATTAATTAATGTCCTATCCCCCATCATGGCGGCGTGGATACCAAATTTTATCTGTCTTGGCATTGGAATTTACTTACTCGCCAAATCTTAAATAACTTCCCTGACATCGTCAATGTGTTTTTTGATTAATAAACAATTACGATCATCAGGATAACGTTCATATTTTAACTCATCAGCAACCTTCCCTAATATTTCAATCCCTCTTCCCCCTGTTTTCAAATCATCTGGTTGAGAAAGGGATTCTTGAAACGATATGAGATTAAAAGGATTACCATGATCCCAAATTTTGATTTCTAACCAGCAAGAATTGATTATAATCTCTATTTCAACGGTGGTATCGGGGGGCATATTTTTATGGGCATGACGCACCGCATTGGTGAAACCTTCTGCCAAAGCCAATTGACATTCTAGCCAAAGTCTTTGATTTACCGATTCAGGTTTTACCTGTTCATATTTTGCCAACACTTCCCCTAAACAGAGTAAGTCACTAGCCACAATAAAAGAAATTTGTTTAACAGCACTCAAAAGTAATTCAATCCTTTACTATTTACCCATTAATGACTCATTATCTATTACACTACAAAAGGCTGAAAGTTGTTTCATGATCCATCGTCAATCAAAATATAGTATTGCTACTGATGATGGTGGAGATTCAAATATAACAATAATAATTGAGTTGTCCACGTCAAAAAGTTAGCCTTTAATAATTATGTTTAGTATTCTGATAATGCTATTCTAGCTTAAATTTATTCTGTCCATACCATTCTTTATATTATGTTTACTTTACCTGAAACGAAGTTTTATTCTTGGAAAAAATACCAATGTGCCTATACTGAATATGGTTCGGATAATAATACACAATCTCTACCCTTGGTGTTGATTCATCCCATTGGGGTGGGTTTATCAGGAATATTTTGGCATCGTTTTCTCAAGGCAATTACTGCCTGTGATGGCAATTATAAGGTTTATAATCCTGATTTGTTGGGTTGTGGAGAGAGTGATTTACCGAGAATTGCTTATGATCCAAAAGATTGGGCAATGCAGTTAAATTTTTTCTTGGAAAATGTGGTAAAACAACCCTGTATTTTAGTTGTGCAAGGGGCTTCTTTTCCTATTTCTGTTTATATGGCGGCAGGGGATTTAAAATGTGATTTAATCAAGGGTTTAATTTTATCTGGCCCTCCTGCGTGGAATATTATGACCAATGGGGGAAATCTTAAAATTAGTGAGATTATTTGGAATTTATTTTTTGATTCTTTGATTGGTTCTTTGTTTTATAAGTATGCCCAAAGAAGACAGTTTATTGAGTCTTTTTCTATTAAGCAATTGTTTGCTAATGCTGAGGATGTGGATGATGAATGGTTAAGTATGTTGGAAAAGGGGGCAATGGATCCTAAAAATCGTTTTGCTGTGTTTTCTTTTTTGGCTGGTTTTTGGCGCAAAAATTACTCAAAACTATTACAAAAATTAGATCAGAAAATTTTACTTTTGATGGGTGATAGTGCGAGTAGTGTGAGTAAGGATGGGTTTAAGGAAAGTCCTGATCAAAGAATAGAATTATATGGTAAAAATATTGCTAATTTAGAGGGTAAAAAAATTAAAGGTCGGAATGTTTTGCCCTATGAATCAACGGAAGAATTTTTAGAAGAAGTAAGGCTTTTTGTTGATAATTTTTAGGTTTAGTTTTTTGTAGTTATTTTCAGGAATAAATTTTGATGGAACAAATTCAAGCAATTCGTGGTACTAGGGATATTTTGCCCGATGAGGTGGTTTATTGGCAGTTTTTGGAAAAGACGGCTTTTGATATTCTTTCTCGGGCTTGTTATCAGGAAATTAGAACTCCTGTTTTTGAGCAAACTTCTTTGTTTGAAAGGGGTATCGGCGAGGCTACGGATGTGGTTGGTAAGGAGATGTACACTTTTATGGATAGGGGCGATCGCACTTTAACCTTACGTCCAGAAGGTACAGCTGGAGCGGTACGAGCCTATATCCAGAATAAATTATCTGCAGGGGGTATTCAAAGATTGTGGTACACTGGCCCCATGTTTAGATACGAGCGCCCCCAGGCAGGAAGGCAGAGACAATTTCACCAAATCGGTTTAGAATTGTTGGGAGTAAAGGCGGCAAGGGCTGATGTGGAAGTAATTGCGATCGCCACTGACATTTTAAAGGCATTGGGTTTACAAAACCTCAGCTTACAGCTAAACTCCGTAGGCAGTGGGGAAGATCGCCAAAAATACCGTGATGCTTTGGTGGCATATCTCATACCCTACAAAGATGATTTAGACCAAGATTCCCAAGATCGCCTCGAACGCAATCCCCTACGTATTTTGGACAGCAAAGACAAGAAAACCCAAACCATTGCCGAAAATGCCCCTTCCATTTTGGACTATCTCGGCACAGAATCCAAAGCACACTTTGACCAAGTTTGTCAACTGTTGACGGATTTAAACATTCCCTATGACCTTAATCCCCGTCTGGTGAGAGGACTAGATTATTATACTGATACCGCCTTTGAAATACAATCCGCCGATTTAGGCGCCCAAGCCACCGTATGCGGTGGGGGTAGATATGACGGTTTAGTCTCTCAACTGGGGGGAGGAGAAGCCCCCGCCATTGGTTGGGCCATGGGTATGGAAAGATTAATCCTTTTGCTCAAGGAGTTACAACCCCTTTCCCTTTCTAGTCCTGATATTTACTTTGTTTCTCGGGGACAAAAAGCGGAAAATAAGGCGTTAGTTATGGCTCAAAATTTGAGACAAATGGGTTATAAAGTCGAACTGGATTTGACGGGTAGTAATTTTGGTAAACAGTTTAAAAGGGGCGATCGCACTGGTGCTAAAATTTGTTTAGTATTAGGGGATAGTGAAGTAGAAAACAACACCATTCAACTAAAATATCTTGAGACGGGCAAACAGGAAACCCTCTCCATGGATGAGATAAATCAAAGACTACAAAACCTTTAATGGTATTGGGGCAGGGGGCGAAACAACAATATTTTGCACCACCCCCCTACTCATCGTCAAAAGTGATTTGATCTGATTGGTAGGATAAAGGTTCAATATGAATTAGAATACGGGCAGGATAAAATTTTTCCTGCAATTTTTTCTCCACCTTTTCAGTAATCAAATGGGCTGTTTCTACGTCCTTGGGTTCTACAATCAAGTGCATTTCGATAAATACTTGTCTACCCAATAAACCCCTAGAGGCGATGTCATGACAGTTGATGACTCCCTCTACTTCCATAACGGTTTGATAAATCGATTCAGGGGCGATCGCCATTTGATCCACTAACCATGGTATATTGTTTCGTAAAACATCCCACCCACTCTTAAAAACCAAAAAGGCAACGGGGAAAGCTAACCATATATCAATGGTTTGTAAAGCGATGATATAACCTTGATTGGCCGCCCAAATAGCTATCAATCCCGCCAAAACAGTGATGGTTACCCACACATCCCCCATGGTATGACTAGCATCGGCAATGAGGATTTGACTGCCCAATCTTTTACCTACTCTACGCTCATACAAAGCCACAAAAATATTAATTCCCAAGACGAGAAATAATAGCCCCAATTCAACTACACTGATAGATACAGATTCAATCGGGTTGATGATACGGGCGATCGCACTAGAAACAATTTCAAAACAAGCAATACCCAAAAACACAGCAATTCCCAAAGCACCAAGAGCCTCAAACTTCTGATGTCCATAGGGATGATCTCGATCAGTCATGGGGGAAGCAAATTGATTCATAACCAAACCCAAAATATTATTTACCCCATCAGTGACACTGTGCAACGCATCAGCCTGTAAACTTAACGAGCCAGTCACCACCCCGATAATTCCTTTAATAGCCACCACTGTCATATTCAAAATCAGGGTAACTATTAATACTTTTCTAACCTTGCTCCTGATGTCTTTTACCATGACAAAAACTATGTTAATTGTTACTATTTTGTTTCATATATCTCTACCCCTCTGCCTTCAATGTCTTCCCCTATTGCCCATTCCCCACCTCAAACAAAGCACTTTTTAATCAAAGCCTAGTTAACTCGAGTTCGGGATAACATTTTTAGTCTTTACAAATAAAGGTGTCAGGTATCGGGTATCAGGTGTTAGGTTAAAGAATTTACAAAAAGTCTATGCTAGGGGTTGATGAAAAAGTGGGGTCATGAGGGAGAATTGACAATGAACAATGAACAAACTATGACCTGCAACCTGCCGCCTGAAACCTTTACGGACGTAGCATGCTACGTCCCCTACCATACTGACAACTATTATCCCGAACTGAGGTTAGTTATAATTGTTATGGGAAAGCCATATATTATTCAACTATATAATTGACGATGCGAAACTATAAAGTCACTATTCATAACCGCCAAAAAAATACTACTCAAACAGTGGTAGTACCCGAAGATCAGTATATTTTAAGGACCGCTGAAAATCAAGATGCCGATGCTCCCTTTTCTTGTCGCAACGGTGCTTGTACCACTTGTGCGGTAAGGGTTTTGGAAGGAGATATTTATCAACCTGAAGCCATGGGATTATCTCCTGACTTACAAAAACAAGGTTATGCCCTTTTATGTGTCAGTTATCCCCGCTCCGATTTAGTTGTGGAAACCCAAGATGAGGATGAGGTTTACGAATTACAATTTGGTCGTTATTTTGGTCGTGGTAAAGTGCGTTTTGGTTTCCCCATTGAGGATGATTAAGACAATCCAAGGCTTTTTGGTGATTGTCTTCATCGGTTTGATTCTTTCTGCTTGTGAAGCAAATATTCCCGTTGATAATCTTATTTTTGGACAACTACAACGGGTAGTCAGTGGGCAAACCTTGGAGGTGATGATCAACAATCAAGTTTATGGGGTAAGGTTGATTGGTTTTGATGTGCCAGAAAATCAGCAGGAAATGGCTAAAAAAAACATGGTGAACTTACTTACAAATCATGGTCAAAACCCTACTCATTTGGTTTCCCTTACCCTAAAAACAGATTTAACCTCAAAAGATTCCTTTGGTCGCCTTTGGGCTTATGTATGGTTAAATAATCTGTTTCTAAACAGAACTATGATTGAAGAAGGAAGGGCGATCGCCAATTTGACTTATACTGATGGTAAATATGATGACATGTTGATCAACGCCCAACATTACGCCCGAATTATGGGCAAGGGAGTTTGGGGAAATAATTAATCAGAGAAAGAAAACCTGCAACCTAATCATACTGATAAATCCCGCACTTAAGTTACTTAGGTTTCCGACGCAGACTGCTGATTGAGTAGAGGAGAAAAATACGCCACCAAAGCCCCTAAAATAAAACCAATCACATTACGGAACAAAGGTAGCCACTCAGTAGTACGAGTCACCACAGGCCCCATACCAAAAGCAATAAATAAAATCCCCCACAAAGGAGAAATAATTAACACCCATTGCCAAGCAAAAACCTGTCCCTCCTTACGAGGTAAAGCAGCCAAACCGAAAATAACACCCCCCACCACAGAAGTAATTAAAGTTAAAATCCATTGTTCTCGAGGCAATCCCGGCACCACCAAACAGCCCCCATCTTGTAAACAAGTTTTCACCGTATCCATTGCCGTCACAATAGAATTATTTTCGCCATTTTCACGGACATAATACATATTACCGAAACGAGTTTGTAGTTCAATCCAGAAAGTACGAGGTAATAAAGGATAGACATCATCTCCCACACTAAAAGCTAATAAATTACCACCTCTGCCATCTGCCACCAATAAAATACTCTGCTCATCCAAATTCCAAAACTTAATTACAGCCCTTCCGGGGGATTGGTCATACTGGGTTAAAACTCTCAACTTCCAGCCTGTTTCCTGCTCAAACTTTTCAAACTCTTCAATTAAAGATTGTTCCTGCAAATCAGGCAAATAATTTGCCAAATCCACCACGGGAGTAACTTCTGCAGGTAATAATTCAGGATTATTCACTGCATAGGCAGGTTGAGGATTAGAGAACCATGTTGTAATGGTTAGGAGACAAATGGTTAAGGATAAAAATATTTTAGTAAGAAGACGACTGTCCATAGTTTCTAACGAAAGATTACTTTTTGATAAGGGTTTTTTAAGGTTTGTTACAAATATTAACTTTAATTTTAACTTACCTTTGGTAGGTAAAAACATATTTATCAAAAAAACTATTGTCTTTTGTCTCTTGCCTATGTCCACCACGTGACTTCTCATTATCCTTCATTGATTGTAGAAAATAGGAAAAAGTATCATTTTCAGGTAAACTTCATAACAGTTCATTTCCATGTATCGACCTTGAAAACCAAAGCAAAATCAATCTACTGGCAATTAGTACCCTATATCCGCCCTCAACTAAAAACCATTCTCGGAGCATTTGTATGTACCATTGGTTTTACCATTTTTTGGCCTATTTTGGCTTGGTTAGCAGGAGAAATGGCAGAATATGTGGGACAAGGGGATTTAACCTCCATTATCTCCCTAGCAGGACTTGCAGCGGTAATATTTTTGGTTAGGGGTATTGTGCAATATGGGCAAGACACCTTGATGGCAAAAGCCGCTTTATATATTGCCCTTGACTTGCGTAAATTGGTTTATGGACATTTGCAAAAATTGAGTCTTAGCTATTTTGAATCAGCAAAAACAGGGGATTTGTCCTATCGCTTAACGGAAGATGTGGACAAAATAGGAGAGGTAATTAATAAAATATTCCAGCAATTTTTACCTAGTATTTTACAATTAATTGCGGTTTTAGGATATATGATTTATGTCAATTGGCAGTTAACAATTTCTACTTTAATTGTTGCTCCCTTGATGGCATTATTAATTGGTGCTTTTGGTTCTAGGCTATTGGAACTAACCAGAAAAAGTCAAAATCGTATTTCTAATTTATCTGCATTGATTACGGAGGTTTTTGGGGGTATTAGATTAGTACAGGCCTTTGCGGCAGAAGAATATGAAATAAATCGCTTTGGCATTGAGGCTGAAAATAATCGCAAAAGTAAATTTGCCGCCGAAAGAATTAAGGCTTTACAGTTTGTGGTGGTGGGTTTTTTGGAGGCGATGAGCGTCATTTTACTTTTCTTTCTTGGGGGGTGGCAAATTTCTCAAGGTAATATGACGGGTACAGATTTTGTCAGTTACATTGCGGCGGTGGCTTTGTTAATCGATCCTATTTCTATCACTACAAATAATTATAATGAGTTTAAACAGGGAGAGGCTTCGGTTGAGCGGATTTTTGAGTTGTTAAGTTTACAACCTTTGGTAATAGAAAAAAAAGAACCAATTATTATTGAAAAGGCTACAGGATTGGTGGAATATAAAAATGTTAGTTTTGCTTATAATGATGATAAATTAGTTTTAAATAATATTAATTTATCAGTCAAAAAAGGAGAAACCATCGCCCTTGTGGGTAGCTCTGGAGCAGGTAAAAGTACCATGGTAAATTTATTGCCTCGCTTTTATGATGTAACTTCGGGGGAGATTTTAATTGATGGTATTAATGTAAAAGATTTGACCATTAAAAGTCTGAGAAAACAAATTGGTATTGTTCCCCAAGAAACCAATTTA
The sequence above is a segment of the Cyanobacterium stanieri PCC 7202 genome. Coding sequences within it:
- a CDS encoding hypothetical protein (KEGG: cyc:PCC7424_4510 hypothetical protein~SPTR: Putative uncharacterized protein), whose product is MFLPTKGKLKLKLIFVTNLKKPLSKSNLSLETMDSRLLTKIFLSLTICLLTITTWFSNPQPAYAVNNPELLPAEVTPVVDLANYLPDLQEQSLIEEFEKFEQETGWKLRVLTQYDQSPGRAVIKFWNLDEQSILLVADGRGGNLLAFSVGDDVYPLLPRTFWIELQTRFGNMYYVRENGENNSIVTAMDTVKTCLQDGGCLVVPGLPREQWILTLITSVVGGVIFGLAALPRKEGQVFAWQWVLIISPLWGILFIAFGMGPVVTRTTEWLPLFRNVIGFILGALVAYFSPLLNQQSASET
- a CDS encoding hypothetical protein (COGs: COG0596 hydrolase or acyltransferase (alpha/beta hydrolase superfamily)~KEGG: cyc:PCC7424_2991 hypothetical protein~SPTR: Putative uncharacterized protein) codes for the protein MFTLPETKFYSWKKYQCAYTEYGSDNNTQSLPLVLIHPIGVGLSGIFWHRFLKAITACDGNYKVYNPDLLGCGESDLPRIAYDPKDWAMQLNFFLENVVKQPCILVVQGASFPISVYMAAGDLKCDLIKGLILSGPPAWNIMTNGGNLKISEIIWNLFFDSLIGSLFYKYAQRRQFIESFSIKQLFANAEDVDDEWLSMLEKGAMDPKNRFAVFSFLAGFWRKNYSKLLQKLDQKILLLMGDSASSVSKDGFKESPDQRIELYGKNIANLEGKKIKGRNVLPYESTEEFLEEVRLFVDNF
- a CDS encoding permease YjgP/YjgQ family protein (PFAM: Predicted permease YjgP/YjgQ family~COGs: COG0795 permease~InterPro IPR005495~KEGG: cyh:Cyan8802_0135 permease YjgP/YjgQ family protein~PFAM: permease YjgP/YjgQ family protein~SPTR: Permease YjgP/YjgQ family protein); its protein translation is MRRFNLSIMDSYILGELILPFIFCVAMFSAVGVAIATLSDLSHRIIESNLPFISAIEVFILKIPEYVGYALPFSVLLTSLLTYSRLSKDSELIALQSCGISLYRLITPMIIFSMIITLVTFTFNELIIPQANYRATSILTGDEGNSRYAIKQDIFYPQYQEVTTPNGEVKRELRSIFYAQEFNGEEMQNITVIETDNNQLEKITVSETGHWDNEDNKWDFSNGAIYHIKMNLSQITSSFFGEKKVPLPKTPLELASKSRSPYEMNIRESLEYIRLLEEVGNEKNLLMYQVRTAQKVSFPFICVIFGLIGSTVGAKFNSNNKGTSFGLTILIVFGYYLTSFIIGSLGLINVLSPIMAAWIPNFICLGIGIYLLAKS
- a CDS encoding ABC transporter related protein (PFAM: ABC transporter transmembrane region; ABC transporter~COGs: COG1132 ABC-type multidrug transport system ATPase and permease components~InterProIPR001140:IPR003439:IPR017871:IPR003593:IPR 017940~KEGG: syp:SYNPCC7002_A2189 ABC transporter family protein~PFAM: ABC transporter related; ABC transporter transmembrane region~SMART: AAA ATPase~SPTR: ABC transporter family protein;~manually curated), whose protein sequence is MKTKAKSIYWQLVPYIRPQLKTILGAFVCTIGFTIFWPILAWLAGEMAEYVGQGDLTSIISLAGLAAVIFLVRGIVQYGQDTLMAKAALYIALDLRKLVYGHLQKLSLSYFESAKTGDLSYRLTEDVDKIGEVINKIFQQFLPSILQLIAVLGYMIYVNWQLTISTLIVAPLMALLIGAFGSRLLELTRKSQNRISNLSALITEVFGGIRLVQAFAAEEYEINRFGIEAENNRKSKFAAERIKALQFVVVGFLEAMSVILLFFLGGWQISQGNMTGTDFVSYIAAVALLIDPISITTNNYNEFKQGEASVERIFELLSLQPLVIEKKEPIIIEKATGLVEYKNVSFAYNDDKLVLNNINLSVKKGETIALVGSSGAGKSTMVNLLPRFYDVTSGEILIDGINVKDLTIKSLRKQIGIVPQETNLFSGTIADNIAFGQTDFDIQLVERAAMIANADHFVKDLTQGYYSYVGERGISLSGGQRQRIAIARAMFLDPPILILDEATSALDSESEALVQEALERIMQERTVFVIAHRLATVRRADRILVLEQGKIIESGTHEQLLERNGRYASFHAQQFYDNQ
- a CDS encoding histidyl-tRNA synthetase (PFAM: Anticodon binding domain; tRNA synthetase class II core domain (G, H, P, S and T)~TIGRFAM: histidyl-tRNA synthetase~COGs: COG0124 Histidyl-tRNA synthetase~InterProIPR015807:IPR004516:IPR002314:IPR004154:IPR 006195~KEGG: cyc:PCC7424_5012 histidyl-tRNA synthetase~PFAM: tRNA synthetase class II (G H P and S); Anticodon-binding domain protein~PRIAM: Histidine--tRNA ligase~SPTR: Histidyl-tRNA synthetase;~TIGRFAM: histidyl-tRNA synthetase); the protein is MEQIQAIRGTRDILPDEVVYWQFLEKTAFDILSRACYQEIRTPVFEQTSLFERGIGEATDVVGKEMYTFMDRGDRTLTLRPEGTAGAVRAYIQNKLSAGGIQRLWYTGPMFRYERPQAGRQRQFHQIGLELLGVKAARADVEVIAIATDILKALGLQNLSLQLNSVGSGEDRQKYRDALVAYLIPYKDDLDQDSQDRLERNPLRILDSKDKKTQTIAENAPSILDYLGTESKAHFDQVCQLLTDLNIPYDLNPRLVRGLDYYTDTAFEIQSADLGAQATVCGGGRYDGLVSQLGGGEAPAIGWAMGMERLILLLKELQPLSLSSPDIYFVSRGQKAENKALVMAQNLRQMGYKVELDLTGSNFGKQFKRGDRTGAKICLVLGDSEVENNTIQLKYLETGKQETLSMDEINQRLQNL
- a CDS encoding cation diffusion facilitator family transporter (PFAM: Cation efflux family~TIGRFAM: cation diffusion facilitator family transporter~COGs: COG0053 Co/Zn/Cd cation transporter~InterPro IPR002524~KEGG: cyh:Cyan8802_3015 cation diffusion facilitator family transporter~PFAM: cation efflux protein~SPTR: Cation efflux family protein;~TIGRFAM: cation diffusion facilitator family transporter), whose translation is MVKDIRSKVRKVLIVTLILNMTVVAIKGIIGVVTGSLSLQADALHSVTDGVNNILGLVMNQFASPMTDRDHPYGHQKFEALGALGIAVFLGIACFEIVSSAIARIINPIESVSISVVELGLLFLVLGINIFVALYERRVGKRLGSQILIADASHTMGDVWVTITVLAGLIAIWAANQGYIIALQTIDIWLAFPVAFLVFKSGWDVLRNNIPWLVDQMAIAPESIYQTVMEVEGVINCHDIASRGLLGRQVFIEMHLIVEPKDVETAHLITEKVEKKLQEKFYPARILIHIEPLSYQSDQITFDDE
- a CDS encoding ferredoxin (2Fe-2S) (PFAM: 2Fe-2S iron-sulfur cluster binding domain~TIGRFAM: ferredoxin [2Fe-2S]~COGs: COG0633 Ferredoxin~InterPro IPR010241:IPR001041:IPR006058~KEGG: ter:Tery_0754 ferredoxin (2Fe-2S)~PFAM: ferredoxin~SPTR: Ferredoxin;~TIGRFAM: ferredoxin [2Fe-2S]), with translation MRNYKVTIHNRQKNTTQTVVVPEDQYILRTAENQDADAPFSCRNGACTTCAVRVLEGDIYQPEAMGLSPDLQKQGYALLCVSYPRSDLVVETQDEDEVYELQFGRYFGRGKVRFGFPIEDD
- a CDS encoding putative anti-sigma regulatory factor, serine/threonine protein kinase (COGs: COG2172 Anti-sigma regulatory factor (Ser/Thr protein kinase)~KEGG: mar:MAE_59030 ATPase-like protein~SPTR: Similar to Q4BUT1_CROWT ATP-binding region), with translation MSAVKQISFIVASDLLCLGEVLAKYEQVKPESVNQRLWLECQLALAEGFTNAVRHAHKNMPPDTTVEIEIIINSCWLEIKIWDHGNPFNLISFQESLSQPDDLKTGGRGIEILGKVADELKYERYPDDRNCLLIKKHIDDVREVI
- a CDS encoding nuclease (SNase domain-containing protein) (PFAM: Staphylococcal nuclease homologue~COGs: COG1525 Micrococcal nuclease (thermonuclease) homologs~InterPro IPR006021~KEGG: nuclease~PFAM: nuclease (SNase domain-containing protein)~SMART: nuclease (SNase domain-containing protein)~SPTR: Staphylococcal nuclease family protein, putative) translates to MIKTIQGFLVIVFIGLILSACEANIPVDNLIFGQLQRVVSGQTLEVMINNQVYGVRLIGFDVPENQQEMAKKNMVNLLTNHGQNPTHLVSLTLKTDLTSKDSFGRLWAYVWLNNLFLNRTMIEEGRAIANLTYTDGKYDDMLINAQHYARIMGKGVWGNN